Proteins from a single region of Gossypium arboreum isolate Shixiya-1 chromosome 1, ASM2569848v2, whole genome shotgun sequence:
- the LOC108483492 gene encoding WEB family protein At5g55860 isoform X1 — MVIGSSHRPTYFFFIELVKFRVITNKQNIMVAKGRQNATDSQKVEVGEIDTSAPFQSVKDAVTLFGEGAFSGEKPAMKKAKAHSAERVLAKETQLHLTQKELNKLKEHLSNAEITKAQALVELERAKKTAEELSHKLKTVNESKDCAVKATEAAKNKAKQIEEANSGILPGPDGTRSQDSETAREQYMTVITELDAAKQELRKVRQDCNASLEVKIAAFNQTEEAEHAAKVNMEKVGELSREISYVQESIGQVKLASLETQQEQAKMFAEKDTQKQLYKATLEESTKKLLALKNEFDPELMRNLEAQLLETDNQIGSLQKQMESAKASDLESVRTITSELDGAKESLQKVAEEENSLRSLVESLKVELENVNKEHSELKEKEAETESIAGNLHVKLRKSKSELETFLSEESKTRGACAEMLSTLQQLSVETENARQKAEEMKMEAEKLKLEAEASRIALQEADKQLVVALEEAEAAKEAETRALDQIKMLSEKTNAARASTSESGANITISREEFESLSRKVEESDNIAEMKVAAAMAQVEAVKASENEALKRLEATQKEIEDMKVATADALKRAEMAEAAKRAVEGELRKWREKEQKKAVAAASRILIEAQMSTESSPQHYRIQKQNPPEKIVQAKMLEKEKSSVSKKVLLPNISGIFNRRKNQIEGGSPSYLPGEKTL; from the exons ATGGTGATTGGGAGCTCACATCGCCCgacttattttttctttattgaaCTTGTGAAGTTCAGAGTAATAACGAACAAGCAAAACATTATGGTTGCAAAGGGACGCCAGAATGCCACTGACTCTCAGAAAGTGGAGGTGGGAGAGATAGATACTAGTGCACCTTTCCAATCTGTTAAAGATGCTGTCACTCTATTTGGTGAAGGTGCTTTCTCTGGGGAAAAACCTGCCATGAAAAAGGCAAAAGCTCACTCTGCAGAG AGAGTTCTAGCCAAGGAGACTCAGCTTCACCTTACTCAAAAAGAGTTGAACAAGTTAAAGGAACACTTATCAAATGCTGAGATAACTAAGGCTCAAGCACTTGTAGAGCTAGAAAGGGCTAAAAAAACAGCTGAGGAACTCTCACACAAACTCAAAACTGTTAACGAGTCCAAGGATTGTGCAGTCAAGGCTACAGAAGCTGCAAAGAATAAGGCTAAGCAGATTGAAGAAGCAAATTCTGGTATTCTTCCCGGACCCGATGGAACTAGGAGCCAGGACTCGGAAACTGCAAGGGAACAATACATGACTGTAATTACTGAACTTGATGCTGCTAAACAAGAATTGAGGAAGGTCCGTCAGGACTGTAATGCATCCTTAGAAGTGAAAATTGCTGCCTTCAACCAAACAGAAGAAGCTGAACATGCAGCTAAGGTTAACATGGAGAAGGTTGGAGAGCTCTCTAGGGAAATTTCATATGTACAGGAGTCGATCGGACAAGTGAAGCTTGCATCTCTTGAAACACAGCAAGAACAAGCTAAAATGTTTGCTGAAAAGGACACTCAGAAGCAATTATATAAAGCTACCCTTGAAGAGTCAACAAAGAAGTTGCTTGCTTTGAAGAATGAGTTTGACCCTGAACTTATGCGAAATCTTGAAGCTCAACTGCTTGAAACAGATAATCAGATTGGGTCTTTGCAGAAACAGATGGAAAGTGCAAAGGCTTCCGATCTGGAGTCTGTGCGAACTATTACTTCAGAGCTAGATGGTGCTAAAGAATCGCTGCAAAAAGTCGCTGAAGAAGAGAATTCCTTGAGGAGTTTGGTGGAGTCTCTTAAGGTGGAACTAGAAAATGTGAATAAAGAGCATTCTGAGCTGAAGGAGAAGGAAGCGGAAACTGAGTCCATTGCTGGGAATCTGCATGTCAAGCTTCGGAAAAGTAAATCAGAGCTTGAAACTTTCCTTTCGGAGGAATCCAAAACAAGAGGTGCCTGTGCAGAAATGTTATCAACCCTCCAACAGCTATCAGTGGAAACAGAAAATGCACGGCAAAAAGCGGAAGAGATGAAAATGGAAGCTGAGAAGTTAAAGTTGGAAGCTGAAGCCTCGAGAATTGCACTTCAGGAAGCAGATAAGCAGCTGGTAGTTGCTCTGGAAGAAGCTGAAGCTGCAAAAGAAGCCGAGACTAGGGCACTTGATCAAATAAAGATGCTTTCTGAGAAAACAAATGCTGCACGTGCCTCAACCTCTGAATCTGGAGCCAATATAACTATCTCCAGGGAAGAGTTCGAGTCTTTGAGTCGTAAAGTTGAAGAGTCTGATAATATAGCTGAAATGAAAGTGGCAGCTGCCATGGCTCAGGTCGAAGCTGTGAAGGCTAGTGAAAATGAGGCCCTTAAGAGACTAGAGGCAACTCAAAAAGAGATTGAAGATATGAAGGTTGCAACTGCAGATGCTTTGAAGAGGGCAGAGATGGCTGAAGCTGCAAAGAGGGCTGTGGAGGGAGAGCTCCGGAAGTGGCGTGAAAAGGAACAGAAGAAAGCAGTTGCAGCTGCATCTCGGATTCTGATAGAAGCACAGATGTCAACAGAATCATCCCCGCAGCACTACAGAATTCAAAAGCAGAACCCACCAGAGAAAATTGTGCAGGCTAAAATGTTGGAAAAAGAGAAGTCTTCTGTCTCGAAAAAGGTGCTTTTACCTAATATCAGCGGTATCTTCAATCGAAGAAAGAACCAAATTGAGGGTGGATCTCCGTCGTATCTGCCTGGTGAGAAGACTCTGTAA
- the LOC108483492 gene encoding WEB family protein At5g55860 isoform X2 — MVAKGRQNATDSQKVEVGEIDTSAPFQSVKDAVTLFGEGAFSGEKPAMKKAKAHSAERVLAKETQLHLTQKELNKLKEHLSNAEITKAQALVELERAKKTAEELSHKLKTVNESKDCAVKATEAAKNKAKQIEEANSGILPGPDGTRSQDSETAREQYMTVITELDAAKQELRKVRQDCNASLEVKIAAFNQTEEAEHAAKVNMEKVGELSREISYVQESIGQVKLASLETQQEQAKMFAEKDTQKQLYKATLEESTKKLLALKNEFDPELMRNLEAQLLETDNQIGSLQKQMESAKASDLESVRTITSELDGAKESLQKVAEEENSLRSLVESLKVELENVNKEHSELKEKEAETESIAGNLHVKLRKSKSELETFLSEESKTRGACAEMLSTLQQLSVETENARQKAEEMKMEAEKLKLEAEASRIALQEADKQLVVALEEAEAAKEAETRALDQIKMLSEKTNAARASTSESGANITISREEFESLSRKVEESDNIAEMKVAAAMAQVEAVKASENEALKRLEATQKEIEDMKVATADALKRAEMAEAAKRAVEGELRKWREKEQKKAVAAASRILIEAQMSTESSPQHYRIQKQNPPEKIVQAKMLEKEKSSVSKKVLLPNISGIFNRRKNQIEGGSPSYLPGEKTL, encoded by the exons ATGGTTGCAAAGGGACGCCAGAATGCCACTGACTCTCAGAAAGTGGAGGTGGGAGAGATAGATACTAGTGCACCTTTCCAATCTGTTAAAGATGCTGTCACTCTATTTGGTGAAGGTGCTTTCTCTGGGGAAAAACCTGCCATGAAAAAGGCAAAAGCTCACTCTGCAGAG AGAGTTCTAGCCAAGGAGACTCAGCTTCACCTTACTCAAAAAGAGTTGAACAAGTTAAAGGAACACTTATCAAATGCTGAGATAACTAAGGCTCAAGCACTTGTAGAGCTAGAAAGGGCTAAAAAAACAGCTGAGGAACTCTCACACAAACTCAAAACTGTTAACGAGTCCAAGGATTGTGCAGTCAAGGCTACAGAAGCTGCAAAGAATAAGGCTAAGCAGATTGAAGAAGCAAATTCTGGTATTCTTCCCGGACCCGATGGAACTAGGAGCCAGGACTCGGAAACTGCAAGGGAACAATACATGACTGTAATTACTGAACTTGATGCTGCTAAACAAGAATTGAGGAAGGTCCGTCAGGACTGTAATGCATCCTTAGAAGTGAAAATTGCTGCCTTCAACCAAACAGAAGAAGCTGAACATGCAGCTAAGGTTAACATGGAGAAGGTTGGAGAGCTCTCTAGGGAAATTTCATATGTACAGGAGTCGATCGGACAAGTGAAGCTTGCATCTCTTGAAACACAGCAAGAACAAGCTAAAATGTTTGCTGAAAAGGACACTCAGAAGCAATTATATAAAGCTACCCTTGAAGAGTCAACAAAGAAGTTGCTTGCTTTGAAGAATGAGTTTGACCCTGAACTTATGCGAAATCTTGAAGCTCAACTGCTTGAAACAGATAATCAGATTGGGTCTTTGCAGAAACAGATGGAAAGTGCAAAGGCTTCCGATCTGGAGTCTGTGCGAACTATTACTTCAGAGCTAGATGGTGCTAAAGAATCGCTGCAAAAAGTCGCTGAAGAAGAGAATTCCTTGAGGAGTTTGGTGGAGTCTCTTAAGGTGGAACTAGAAAATGTGAATAAAGAGCATTCTGAGCTGAAGGAGAAGGAAGCGGAAACTGAGTCCATTGCTGGGAATCTGCATGTCAAGCTTCGGAAAAGTAAATCAGAGCTTGAAACTTTCCTTTCGGAGGAATCCAAAACAAGAGGTGCCTGTGCAGAAATGTTATCAACCCTCCAACAGCTATCAGTGGAAACAGAAAATGCACGGCAAAAAGCGGAAGAGATGAAAATGGAAGCTGAGAAGTTAAAGTTGGAAGCTGAAGCCTCGAGAATTGCACTTCAGGAAGCAGATAAGCAGCTGGTAGTTGCTCTGGAAGAAGCTGAAGCTGCAAAAGAAGCCGAGACTAGGGCACTTGATCAAATAAAGATGCTTTCTGAGAAAACAAATGCTGCACGTGCCTCAACCTCTGAATCTGGAGCCAATATAACTATCTCCAGGGAAGAGTTCGAGTCTTTGAGTCGTAAAGTTGAAGAGTCTGATAATATAGCTGAAATGAAAGTGGCAGCTGCCATGGCTCAGGTCGAAGCTGTGAAGGCTAGTGAAAATGAGGCCCTTAAGAGACTAGAGGCAACTCAAAAAGAGATTGAAGATATGAAGGTTGCAACTGCAGATGCTTTGAAGAGGGCAGAGATGGCTGAAGCTGCAAAGAGGGCTGTGGAGGGAGAGCTCCGGAAGTGGCGTGAAAAGGAACAGAAGAAAGCAGTTGCAGCTGCATCTCGGATTCTGATAGAAGCACAGATGTCAACAGAATCATCCCCGCAGCACTACAGAATTCAAAAGCAGAACCCACCAGAGAAAATTGTGCAGGCTAAAATGTTGGAAAAAGAGAAGTCTTCTGTCTCGAAAAAGGTGCTTTTACCTAATATCAGCGGTATCTTCAATCGAAGAAAGAACCAAATTGAGGGTGGATCTCCGTCGTATCTGCCTGGTGAGAAGACTCTGTAA